Part of the Heptranchias perlo isolate sHepPer1 chromosome 20, sHepPer1.hap1, whole genome shotgun sequence genome is shown below.
atataattctgatgctgctgatggcccacagcgcctcatggatgcccagttttgagctgctaaatctgttctaaatctatctcatttagcacggtgatagtgtcacataacacgttagatggtgtcctcagtgtgaagacgggacttcgtctccacgaggactgtgcggtggtcactcctaccaatactgtcatggacagatgcatctgcgacaggtaggttggtgaggacgaggtcaagtgaactttcttttgttttttaaaaaagtatgttGAAAGATTAACGCAGTGTTAACTGAGATTTGTAGGGAAAAAGCAAACAAACACAAATTATTTCCATGCCTCAGCACCGCTCGTGTCTGGTTTTGGATGAGGCAAGAGGCCGAAGCCCTGAGAATGTCTCTTAGAGCAGGGATGTCAAAGTTTTGTTGTCATGGACTGCGGGGCTTCAGGAGCCACATATAAAACTTAATTCATATTCTTCCATTAATTTATATGTATCTCAAGCTGCTggtactaacagatcttggtgttctgatttagagcAACAGTGAAAAAAGCGGCCTTTTCCAAATATCCAggaccacaaaattcaaacaggacaaattaTAAAATAAGAAAGAGACAAGCACAAAAaggactgagttgcctgggcttcaaTGGCCAAATTGCCTTGGGGCTGCATGTTGCCATAGGATAGCTGTTGGACACCTCTGCTACAGAGCACCCCATAGAGTGAACAGTAAAGCAACGTGAGTAATCCCTCGATCGCCACTCCAGAGGAGACCAAGCTAActgagaagaaaaaaataaactgCTTCCAATTCGGAGTCCAAAGTTGAAAGTTTTTACACTTAGGCTTTCCAATTTCTTAATCTCAGTGAAGTAAGCAAGGGAGTAACAGGAAGTTGCTTTAATGTCACTTCTGGTAAATTAACCAAGATGGGATATTGATTGTTGAACATTGTCTTGTGTACAAATCCATACTGTTTACACTGATAATACAAACCCTTGTACATCTCACTCTCCACAAAGTTCCATGAATGAATGGGGTGAACACAGAACAAAATAACTTATTAACTAAATACAAACAAAAATAGATGATGAGGCATCCACTGAACACAAGTTACCAACTGAAAAATTACATTGATatgatatgagagtaaactagcagggaacataaaaactgactgtaaaagcttctataaatatgtcaagagaaaaagattagtgaagacaaatgtaggtcccttacagttagaaatgggggaaattataatggggaacaaagaaatggcagaacaattaaacacatactttggttctgtcttcgcaAAGgatgacacaaataacctcctggaaatgttagggaaccaagggtctagtgagagggaggaactgaaggaaatcagtatgagtaaaaaaatagtgctggggaaattaatggggctaaaggctgacaaatccccagggcctgataatctacatcccagagtactaaaggaagtggccctggaaatagtggatgcattggtggtcatcttccaaaattctatagactctggaacagttcctacagattggagggtggcaaatgtaaccccactatttaaaaaagggagagaaaaaacagggaattacagaccagttcgcctaacatcagtagtggggaaaatgctcgagtctgttacaaagaatgtgataacagaacacttggaaggcattaacgggattggacaaagtcagcatgggtttatgaaagggaaatcatatttaacaaatctactggagttttttgaggatgtaactagtagaatagataggggagaaccagtggatgtggtgtatttggattttcagaaggcttttgataaggtcccacacaagaggttagtgtgcaaaattaaagcacgtgggattgtggggaatatactggcatggattgagaattggttgacagacaggaaacagagagtaggaataaacaggtctttttccgggtggcaggcagtgactagtggggtaccgcagggatcggtgcttgggccccagctattcacaatatatatcaatgatttggatgagggaactaaatgtaacatttccaagtttgcagacgacacaaagctggggtggaatgtgagctgtgaggaggatgcaaagaggctccaatgtgatttagacaagttgggtgaatgggcaagaacatggcagatgcagtataatgtggataaatatgaggttatccactttggtgtaaaaacagaaagacagattattatctgaatggtgacagattgggaaaaggggaggtgcaacgagaactgggtgtccttgtacaccagtcgctgaaagcgagcattcaggtgcagcaagcagttcggaaggcgagtggtatgttggccttcattgcaagaggatttgagtacaggaacagggatgtcttactgcagttatacagggccttggtgagaccacatctggagtattgtgtgcagttttggtctccttatctgaggaaggatgtccttgccatggagggagtgcaacgaaggtttaccagactgattcctgggatggcaggactgacgtatgaggagagattgggtcgactaggccttttttcactagagtttagaagaatgacaggtgatctcatcgaaacatataaaattctaacaggactagacggactagatgcagggaggatgttcccgatggctggggagtccagaaccagtggtcacagtctcaggatacggggtatgccatttagaaccgagatgaggagaaatttcttcactcagagggtggtgaacctgtggaattctctaccacagaaggcagtggaggccaagtcattagatgtattcaaggagatagatatatttcttaatgctaaagggatcaagggatatggggaaaaagcgggaacagggtactgagttagacgatcagccatgatcattttgaatggtggagcaggcctgtagggccgaatggcctactcttgctcctattttctatgtttctatgtttctatatccaTATCCAATGTTGTTTATTGAAGAACATTGAAAGCTTCACTGTGGATTGCAACATAAAACAATCTCTATCACATAGTTAAATGAGAACAGCCTAGTCACTTATCTTTTTGTTACCTTTTACAATACCGAGGGTAATAAAGAGTTGGGCCATATAGTAGGTGGTCATGACAATTACCGACTCATATGGCACAGGAAAACATAACAGGTTTGTAGCCAAAGTGAAATCAGACACCATGAAAACTGCAGCTCCAATTCCACATATCACTTTTGTTGCTGGCCTTTGGTTATGGAACAGCACCTCAGCATTGGCTCTCCAGGACATGATCCCAATCAGGATGCAGTAACAGGCGAGCAGCAGCACCTCCCATGTCATCAAACACGTACTGAGAAAGGTCAAACCCAGCACGACTACAACGGCCATTAAACATCCTGCTCGGAGATTCAGAGGCTTGAACCCAAAGGCCCACGTGTAAAGACAATGGGCAAGGGCAAACATGGCCCCACCTgaagttaaaaagaaacaaagtta
Proteins encoded:
- the LOC137336136 gene encoding lysoplasmalogenase TMEM86A-like; translation: MVSPISVVSNELARLVPFFVTVCIYMIVSLVSSKPVWLKGLTKILPIICLCVFVLSNGKKFLCSHHSVLKLLAGLILSAMGDVLLLKDDNKIFIIGGAMFALAHCLYTWAFGFKPLNLRAGCLMAVVVVLGLTFLSTCLMTWEVLLLACYCILIGIMSWRANAEVLFHNQRPATKVICGIGAAVFMVSDFTLATNLLCFPVPYESVIVMTTYYMAQLFITLGIVKGNKKISD